In Tiliqua scincoides isolate rTilSci1 chromosome 1, rTilSci1.hap2, whole genome shotgun sequence, the following are encoded in one genomic region:
- the LOC136644475 gene encoding olfactory receptor 5J3-like, which yields MQMANNTQVTEFILTGLTDLPELQIILFLMFLAIYALTLLGNLGVIILIQSSPQLHTPMYFFLSNLSVLDICYSSSVTPRLLSDFFQKKKTISFVGCFSQLFFYASFATTECYLLAVMAYDRYVAICNPLQYFVTMSPKKRFQLITVSYVAGMINALVHTVAASRLSFCGPNVINNFYCEGPPLIALSCSDIALNDMLRFVFVGFNMIATNLTIFISYVYILITILKIRSARSRQKAFSTCSSHLMVITIFYGSAGFASARPSSRNPQNLDKMASVLYTVVTPMLNPLIYSVRNKDVRGALGKVLGKKAASKHI from the coding sequence ATGCAAATGGCCAACAACACTCAAGTAACGGAGTTCATACTCACAGGATTAACAGACCTTCCAGAGCTCCAGATCATCCTCTTTTTGATGTTCCTTGCTATTTATGCCCTCACTCTGTTGGGGAACCTGGGCGTGATCATCTTAATCCAGTCCAGTCCCCAACTCCACACTCCTATGTACTTTTTTCTTAGCAATCTGTCTGTCTTGGACATCTGTTATTCCTCATCTGTCACTCCCAGACTCCTCAGTGATTTCTTTCAGAAGAAGAAGACTATTTCTTTTGTGGGTTGTTTCTCTCAGCTTTTCTTTTATGCCTCCTTTGCCACCACTGAGTGCTACCTCCTGGCTGTGATGGCCTATGATCGTTACGTGGCTATATGTAACCCCTTACAGTACTTTGTCACCATGTCCCCCAAAAAACGCTTTCAGCTAATAACCGTGTCCTACGTTGCAGGGATGATAAATGCTTTAGTGCACACAGTTGCTGCATCTCGACTCTCGTTCTGTGGTCCCAATGTCATTAATAATTTTTATTGTGAAGGCCCTCCTCTCATTGCCCTTTCTTGCTCAGATATTGCTCTTAATGATATGTTGAGGTTTGTGTTTGTTGGTTTCAACATGATAGCAACTAATCTGACCATTTTCATCTCATATGTATATATCCTCATCACTATTTTAAAGATTCGCTCAGCCAGGAGCCggcagaaagccttctccacgTGCTCCTCTCACCTCATGGTCATCACCATTTTTTATGGATCTGCTGGCTTTGCGTCTGCAAGGCCCAGCTCCAGAAACCCGCAAAACCTAGACAAAATGGCCTCTGTGTTGTATACAGTGGTGACTCCCATGCTGAATCCCTTGATCTACAGTGTGAGGAATAAGGATGTAAGGGGTGCCTTGGGAAAAGTCCTAGGAAAAAAAGCTGCTTCCAAACACATCTGA
- the LOC136636200 gene encoding olfactory receptor 5J3-like has product MPRGNNTQVTEFVLTGLTDHTQLRIILFVLFLVVYAVTLVGNLGMIVLIWCSPQLHTPMYFFLSNLSALDICYSSSVTPKFLTDFFGKKTIEFVSCFTQLYFYAMGATTECFLLAVMAYDRYVAICNPLLYLVVMSRRKCILLVVLSYTAGIICTLVHTVAAARLSYCGPNIINNFYCEVPQLLALSCSDITLNYIFIFVFVGFNMISTNLIVLMSYAYILVTILKIRSAKSRQKAFSTCTSHLTAISIFYGCCGFMYARPSSKGTRSVDKIASVFYVVMTPMLNPLIYSLRNQEVKDALKKVLKR; this is encoded by the coding sequence ATGCCAAGGGGAAACAACACTCAAGTGACTGAGTTCGTACTCACGGGGCTGACGGACCACACTCAGCTCCGGATCATCCTCTTTGTGCTGTTCCTTGTTGTTTATGCTGTAACCCTAGTGGGGAACCTGGGTATGATAGTCCTAATCTGGTGCAGTCCCCAactccacacccccatgtactttttcctcagcAACTTGTCTGCATTGGACATCTGTTATTCATCATCTGTTACACCAAAGTTCCTAACTGATTTCTTTGGAAAAAAGACTATTGAATTTGTCAGCTGTTTCACTCAACTCTACTTTTATGCTATGGGTGCCACTACTGAGTGTTTTCTCCTGGCTGtgatggcttatgaccgctacGTAGCTATTTGTAACCCACTGCTTTATCTAGTTGTCATGTCCCGGAGGAAATGCATCCTCTTAGTAGTTCTTTCTTACACTGCTGGAATCATATGTACTTTGGTACATACAGTTGCTGCAGCTAGACTCTCCTATTGTGGCCCAAACATCATTAATAATTTTTACTGTGAAGTCCCTCAACTTCTTGCTCTATCTTGCTCTGACATCACTCTCAATTACATCTTCATATTTGTGTTTGTGGGCTTCAATATGATATCAACTAATCTGATTGTCCTCATGTCCTACGCCTACATCCTGGTCACAATTCTAAAGATCCGCTCTGCCAAAAGCCGGCaaaaggccttctccacttgtACCTCCCACCTCACAGCTATCTCCATTTTCTATGGATGTTGTGGCTTCATGTATGCACGACCCAGCTCTAAGGGGACTCGCAGTGTAGACAAAATCGCCTCTGTGTTCTATGTAGTGATGACTCCCATGTTGAACCCCTTGATCTACAGTCTGAGGAACCAGGAGGTAAAAGATGCCCTCAAAAAAGTCCTGAAAAGATGA
- the LOC136644461 gene encoding olfactory receptor 5J3-like — MQMANNTQVTEFILTGLTDLPELQIILFLMFLAIYALTLLGNLGMIILIQSSPQLHTPMYFFLSNLSVLDICYSSSVTPKLLSDFFRKKKTISFVGCFTQVFFYASFATTECYLLAVMAYDRYVAICNPLQYFVTMSPQKRFQLITVSYSAGTINALVHTVAASRLSFCGQNTINNFYCEGPPLLALSCSDIALNDILRFVFVGFNMIATNLTIFISYVYILITILKIRSARSRQKAFSTCSSHLMVITIFYGSAGFASARPSSRNSQNLDKMASVLYTVVTPMLNPLIYSVRNKDVRGALGNVLGRKAASKHI; from the coding sequence ATGCAAATGGCCAACAACACTCAAGTAACGGAGTTCATACTCACAGGATTAACAGACCTTCCAGAGCTCCAGATCATCCTCTTTTTGATGTTCCTTGCTATTTATGCCCTCACTCTGTTGGGGAACCTGGGCATGATCATCTTAATCCAGTCCAGTCCCCAACTCCACACTCCTATGTACTTTTTTCTTAGCAATCTGTCTGTCTTGGACATCTGTTATTCCTCATCTGTCACTCCCAAACTCCTAAGTGATTTCTTTAGGAAGAAGAAGACTATTTCTTTTGTGGGTTGTTTCACTCAGGTTTTCTTTTATGCCTCCTTTGCCACCACTGAGTGCTACCTCCTGGCTGTGATGGCCTATGATCGTTACGTGGCTATATGTAACCCCTTACAGTACTTTGTCACCATGTCCCCCCAAAAGCGCTTTCAGCTAATAACCGTGTCCTATAGTGCGGGGACGATTAATGCTTTAGTGCACACAGTTGCTGCCTCTAGACTCTCCTTCTGTGGCCAAAATACCATTAATAATTTTTATTGTGAAGGCCCTCCTCTCCTTGCCCTTTCTTGCTCTGATATTGCTCTTAATGATATTTTGAGGTTTGTGTTTGTTGGTTTCAACATGATAGCAACTAATCTGACCATTTTCATCTCATATGTATATATCCTCATCACTATTTTAAAGATTCGCTCAGCCAGGAGCCggcagaaagccttctccacaTGTTCCTCTCACCTCATGGTCATCACCATTTTTTATGGATCTGCTGGCTTTGCATCTGCAAGGCCCAGCTCCAGAAACTCACAAAACCTAGACAAAATGGCCTCTGTGTTGTATACAGTGGTGACTCCCATGCTGAACCCCTTGATCTATAGTGTGAGGAATAAGGATGTAAGAGGTGCCTTGGGAAACGTCCTAGGAAGAAAAGCTGCTTCCAAACACATCTGA